AAAACCGATCCTTTCATGGGGCAGGTTGTATAAAACTTACTTAGAGGGTGGTCAGCAACTGACCACCCTACGATAATCGTCATCATAATCCTTCCCTTATCGCCATCTCTACAGGCGAATATTCATATCCGTTATCTTCAGCTTCCAGCACCAATCCCTTTCGCAACAACAAAGGCGGTTGCGCCATAAACCTCGGCACAGTGCCATGATGCGGCTGCGCGGCATGTACCAAAAACGGATGGCACAAATACACCGTACCCGTCATCCCTGTAGCCAGGGCCTCTTTCCGCTGCGGCAGCTGCGGGATCTTAGCGGCCAGTTCCATAAAAGACAATCCAGCTTCTCCATAAGGTTGTAACACCCCAGCAACATCCTTATGAGAACCCACTCGGATACGTGTAGGCGCATCCTGCTCACCCACATCCGAAAAAAGAAATAACATCAGCAATCCTCTTCCCTTCGAAAACATATTGATCCGCCAGCTCAGAATATTATTGGGATCTCCCTCGCCAGCAAAGCTGGCATCCACATGCCATCCCGTATCATTTGGCATTTCACGGGAAGGAAACCGCAACACCATCGATCCCATATTCCTGCACGGAATCCAGTTGCCGGCGCCCAACAACTGATCGAATGCTTTCAACAACAAAGGGGTATTGGCCGCCTCTACAAAAGGCTCCAGCGTATAATAGCCCAGCCGCACCACAGGCTGTTTCCAACTTGTGGGATCATCGGGATCCATTCCTGTTTCCTTCCAGAGAATATCCCGCACATCAGTGGCAAGCGAAGCGGGAAATGCGTTATCGATACAAATGAAACCTTCTTTGATAAAATCATTTATCTGTTCAGGAGATAATTGCTGCTCCATAAAAAAAGTATTTGGTAAGAAAATGAGAATACATGCGCTTGCAGATCAGGCGCTCAATCAGTGGAGTAAACGAAGATTATAACATGGGAGTCATTCTCATTACACGAATATAAGCACAAAAGATGGAAATCCGGCTGGCAACGAAATTGCAATCATTCAGGAAAAAATAGACTATGAAAAAATATACATACCTCGCGGTACTGTTCTTACTGGCTATATCTTTTTCCTCCTGCGAAGTGATCGGTGGTATTTTCAAAGCCGGTGTATGGACAGGCATTATCGCCGTTGTACTGGTAGTTGCATTGATCATCTGGCTGATCAGCAGGGCCACCAAAAAATAAGAACAAAAGAGGCTTTCACACCGGGAAAGCCTCTTTTGTGCAAACATTGCCGCAAATCATATCTTGAAAAAGATCTTCTTCTTATACAACCACCAGCAAAGCCACCAGTATCCAAAGAGCGTTACCAGCGCTGTAAGCAACTGCGCCCACTGTTCTGGTAATACCAAACCAAACAAAGGCATCGTAAATACGGCTACGGCCTTATTGATCCAGGTATAACCCATGATCTCGAAAAGTATATAAATGAACAATGAATTCATGCCCACTACCACTGCAATCCAGGCGTACTTATTCCATCCCCCGATATCGGTGATACGATAACAAACAGCCGTCATCAGTATCACCAGACCGCCCGATGCCAGTACAAAGGAAGAAGTACAGATCCTTTTGATGATGGGAGAAATACCGGTCAGGTCCAGCCCGAATCCGATAGCCGTAGCAAGCGCTCCCGCCAGCAGCAGCCATTTCATTTTTTCATTTTCCGTTTTATTGCTGATCAGCAGTTTGCCGGTGCAGCAACCCCAGATGGTATGCGCCGCTGTTGGAATGAAATTGATGGCTACCCACCCATCGGAATTGGTCTTTCCCATCAATACCAGGTCCATCCAGGTGCCAAAGTTCCGGTGTTCGGTGAAAGGCTGATCATATCCGGGGATATTACTGTACCTGTAAGCAAGTTCAGTAATTATAAGCAGTATAACGGATACCAGTACCTGAAATTTAGCTGAACGCTGAATGATCAGGTAGGCGATCAGTGTGGTGACGGATAATTGCGCCAGCACATTCCAGAGTTCCCATACAGGTTTCTCCGACAGTACGGAATAGATGGCCAGGGCCCAGAACAGCAGCCAGACACAACGTTTGAGGATATGCGGCCATTGCTGTTTCCAGCTTTGCCCTTTTTCTTTTTTCCTTGAAAATGCAATGTACATCGCCGCTCCGGCCATGAACATGAAGGCAGGCTGCACCAGATCCCAGAACCGGAGGCCGTGCCAGGGATGATGGAAAAACTGTTGGGTGATGGCATCCATTGCGGAGCCATCGGTGATCGTATGTAAGCTGGTGTATACCGCGGCGCTTTCCGCGGCCAGCAATATCATGATGATGCCGCGCATCACATCCAGGCTAAGCAATCTTCCGTTCAAAGTATTCAGGGCTTTTGGTTATTCAGACATATCCAGGAAAAATGAAGGGGAACCGGTATCAGGCATTGTACCTACAGGTCCGCTCCAGTCGCTCTTGGTGAGCACCGCGCCGATCTTTACTCCTTTATTCATGAGTCCTTTGATCTTGGAACGGACAAGCCTTCCTTCCACTTTCAGCAGCCCGCCACTTTCCTGCACAAATCCCACTTTGTAAAATTCAGTAATGGACTGTTGATCGAAAGTGAATGAGTTCTGTGCGCCCTTGTGATAAAATACATCGAACCAGTCGATCATCGGAATTCCTTCTATCAAAACATCATTTCCTGCTCCGGCAAATAGCCAGGTGATGAGACCGGTGCCGGAATTATTATCGGAATCAAGATAAAAGTCCCAGATATCACCGGCAGCGATAGTGGTGGCCATTTCAAAATAGAAATAGATATAGTTGCCATCGTAATCGTATTTACCTTTCCTGAATACACCTCCAGCGGGACCGGAGGTGATGGAATTCACAGCAACAGTATCCCAGTCGCTGAACGAATTATCATCCAGTTTCACCGCAGAGCTTTTTGAAATACGCAATACAGTGGATGCTTCATAAGTACCGCCATTCTGCATGGTCACATACAAAGTAGGAACATATTTGCCTTTGCCTGCGTAAGTATGAGTGGGATTCTCTTCTGTGGAGCTGGCGCCATCGCCGAATTCCCACTTGAAACTTTTAACTCCTTCGGTTTTATTGGTGAACTCCACGGTGTAAGCATCTATGTTGATCTCGAACACCACATCAGGTGCAGGATCGCTGTCCTTGCTGCAGGCGCCCAGCCCTAACAGGAGCGTTGCTGCCAGCAGGAAATTTTTTATATCGAATTTAGCATTGTTCATGACTGATGATTTGGGATGATTGAATGAATCGCATATCCGTCAACCTTAAGGGTTCTGTTCACAAAGTTTGTTGCTCTGGATCTCATCGATAGGAATATAGTAAATGATCCTGTTGCTGTTCCAGTTTGTGACCAGGTTATTGTAACCTGCCGGTTGTGTGGCCAGGTTGATATCGGTTTCTTTCAACCCGCGCAGGTGGTAGCCCCAGTAAGTGCGGTTGAGGTTCCGCTTGTTGCGGTACACATCATATACACGATGTCCCTCAAATGCCAGTTCGATCCTTCGTTCTTTTAACACTACATCCAATGCAGTTCTGCCGGCGGGCAGCGTTCTGTTGTAGAGCGAAGCCTGCAGGCCACGGTTCTTGCGGATCTCATCCACATCATCCAGCGCATCGTTGTTGAGGTTCTTTTTGGCCTTCGCTTCTGCGCGGTTCAGGTACACTTCAGACAATCTGAACATGATAGGCGAACTAAGGGTTGGGCTTCCACCCTGTCCGCTGAACTTGCTGATATAGTAGGTCTCGATACCATTCTTCAGAGCAACACCTCCACTGCCATTGTCGAGTTTCACGATGTATTTCCAGCGTACATCTTCAGGATGTTCAGACATGGTATCGCGCAGCGCTTTTGAAGCAAACTCTTCGCCCCAGCCGGAGTTGCCATCGGAAAAGATCATACTGGCGATCGATCCGAATTTCAATTTATCGTCCACCTGTGTATGTGCGATGC
This portion of the Pseudobacter ginsenosidimutans genome encodes:
- a CDS encoding PKD domain-containing protein; amino-acid sequence: MNNAKFDIKNFLLAATLLLGLGACSKDSDPAPDVVFEINIDAYTVEFTNKTEGVKSFKWEFGDGASSTEENPTHTYAGKGKYVPTLYVTMQNGGTYEASTVLRISKSSAVKLDDNSFSDWDTVAVNSITSGPAGGVFRKGKYDYDGNYIYFYFEMATTIAAGDIWDFYLDSDNNSGTGLITWLFAGAGNDVLIEGIPMIDWFDVFYHKGAQNSFTFDQQSITEFYKVGFVQESGGLLKVEGRLVRSKIKGLMNKGVKIGAVLTKSDWSGPVGTMPDTGSPSFFLDMSE
- a CDS encoding phytanoyl-CoA dioxygenase family protein — protein: MEQQLSPEQINDFIKEGFICIDNAFPASLATDVRDILWKETGMDPDDPTSWKQPVVRLGYYTLEPFVEAANTPLLLKAFDQLLGAGNWIPCRNMGSMVLRFPSREMPNDTGWHVDASFAGEGDPNNILSWRINMFSKGRGLLMLFLFSDVGEQDAPTRIRVGSHKDVAGVLQPYGEAGLSFMELAAKIPQLPQRKEALATGMTGTVYLCHPFLVHAAQPHHGTVPRFMAQPPLLLRKGLVLEAEDNGYEYSPVEMAIREGL
- a CDS encoding acyltransferase family protein produces the protein MNGRLLSLDVMRGIIMILLAAESAAVYTSLHTITDGSAMDAITQQFFHHPWHGLRFWDLVQPAFMFMAGAAMYIAFSRKKEKGQSWKQQWPHILKRCVWLLFWALAIYSVLSEKPVWELWNVLAQLSVTTLIAYLIIQRSAKFQVLVSVILLIITELAYRYSNIPGYDQPFTEHRNFGTWMDLVLMGKTNSDGWVAINFIPTAAHTIWGCCTGKLLISNKTENEKMKWLLLAGALATAIGFGLDLTGISPIIKRICTSSFVLASGGLVILMTAVCYRITDIGGWNKYAWIAVVVGMNSLFIYILFEIMGYTWINKAVAVFTMPLFGLVLPEQWAQLLTALVTLFGYWWLCWWLYKKKIFFKI
- a CDS encoding phosphatidate cytidylyltransferase, which codes for MKKYTYLAVLFLLAISFSSCEVIGGIFKAGVWTGIIAVVLVVALIIWLISRATKK